The genomic interval CCTCGGCCGCGTCCCCCTTGAGATCGAGCAGCTTCTCGACCTCGCGCATCATGTTCTCGTCGGGCTCCTCGAGCTCACCGGTCACCTTGTTCCGGATGCGCTCGCGCTTCACCCACACGCTCACGTGCTGCACGTACCGCTCGAAGAGCTCCTCGTAACGGCCCTCCTCGACGACGCCGCTCGCCGCGTACATCTCGTGCTCCCACGCCGACGAGAGGCGCTCACGGAGCTCGGCCAAGAAGAGCTTCACGTCGTGGTAGCCCCCCTCCTTCGCGTCGAGCGCGAGCCACTCGAACTCTTCCTTGCGGGCGCACAAGGCCTCGAGCTCCTTCAGAACGGCCAAAGGGGAGAGGCACGCGTGCGCCTGCGACTGCGCGGCGTCGAGCAAGAGCACACGCATCTCGCGCGGGCTCGCCCCGACCCGCCCCTCGTACGCGACCGAATCGGCGCTCTCGTCGAAGAGGGCGCGCACGCCCTGACGGAGCACCTTGGCGGTGTCGTCGTCGAGGCGCTGCGGGACCTTCCCGGTCGCGTAGAGGTCCATCTTCTCGACCGCCGAGAGGCCGAGCGCCGCGGCTCCGAGCGCCTTCGGGAGGTTCTCGGGATCGGCCTTCTTCATGCGGGTGAGCACGGCGAACTCGGCGGCCATGGCCGTCGCGTGGGGCGCGACGTGTTTTTGCACTTGGGGAGCGACGTGCGTGTCGTAGATGGCCTTCTCGTGGACGTGGCTCCGCAGGTAAGGCGTGCGCACGAGCTCGAGCCGACCGCGGAAGCTCGGGAACTCCGGGTGCTCGCGGAAGGCGTCGAGGTGGAGCTCGTTCGCGCTCCCGAGCATGACGCAGTTGAGCTGGACGTTCTGCTGCGTGAGGCTAACTTCCTGAGTCTCTACGCTGAGTTGCAGGTACTTGAAGGTGTCCAGCGGGCGCTTCAGCAGGTCCGAGAACTCGAGCACGCCGCCCGCCGCTTCGACGAGCTCGCCCTTCGCTTCGTAGAGCGACAGCGCCTGGAGCGACGCCGGCAGCGCCGAGAGCGACCGGTCCGCGGTGACCTGGCGCTCGGCCGCGTCGACGCTCATCTGAGGGCCGATCGTCACGGCGCCCGTGCGGTACCTGTGCGAGATGAAGTAGCGCTCGACGCGGACGTGCTTCAGCACGTCGCGGTAGGAGCCCTTGTAGCTCGCGAGCAGCGCGTCGAAGATCTGCTGGCTCTTGTGGCAGAGCCGACCGCGCGAGAACCAGTCGGCGAAGGGCTCCGGAATGCCACTCGGGTAGGCCTTCTCGGTGAGCCTCGTCACGAGCGCGCGCCGCTCCTCGATCGGCACGAGGAAGAGCGGATGATCCCGCACCTCGACGAGCAACTTGGCGTCGAGCTCGTCGTCGGCGAGGTGGGCGTAGCTCTTCACCTGCGGCCGCGGGCCGTCGTCTCGGCCTCCGCCGAACCCGAGGGTCTGGCGGGTGGTCTTCGACGAGGGGAACACCCAGCTGTACGTGTAGAGCGCCCCTTCGGGGAGGGTCGAGTAGTGCTCGAGCGCACGCAAGATGCACCCCGTGAGGGTGCTCTTCGCCGAGCCGTTCGGCCCGTGGAGAAGCACGAGCCGATTCGGCCGGCCCTCCCGCGCGAAATTCGAGAGCGCGCGGTACATCTCTTCTTGAACGGGCTCCTGCCCTACGAGCCCCGCGCGGCGAGCCGCGATCGAGTCGGCGTGCCCTGCGCCGCCGGCGTCCTCGAACGGCAGGTCGAACAAGTTGTACCGGGTGTGCTCCCCCCACGGGTGGCGCACGGTCGTCGTCCCGTAGTGGTCGAAGACGTCGCGCACGTACCGGCTCGCGTCGCGCGCGTGGCGCACCGGGTCCTCGGCGAAGAGCTCGAGGTACTCGTCGAACGAGAGCACCCAGCGGCCCTCGTCGTAGCGACGCTTGACACTCTCGGCAACCTTCGCGAGCTCGGCGGCGCCCGGCCCACGATCGTCGTTCGTCATGCGAGAAAGGTACGGTAGCGACCCGGGCTCACAAAGCACGAAAGCACCGCATGCCGAGCATGCGATGCCTTCGTGACGCCGAACGGCGCGGGACGATCAGAGGCTGACGTTCGCCGAGAACGGCTCGCACTTGTCGCCCGAGCAGAGGGCGCCCTTGAGCTCGCACGCGCCCGAGCCACCCGACACCGAGGCCGACGTCTCCGAGAGGGAGAACTTCGACTTGTCGAGCGTGGTGCCGCCGCACTTGAGCTTCCAGGGGAAGTCCTTGTTGATGTGCCACGCGCCCTTGGGGGTCACCGTGACTTTGCCGCCGCCGGCCGCGACCGAGTAGTTCTCTCCGCCCGCGCTCGCGCCGAACGCGACGAGGAGACCGGAAATCGCACACGCCGCGCCAAGGATCTTCGGAAGTCGCATCGTTCTCTCTCCTTCGCCTCTCAGAGGAAGCTTTGTCGTTCGATTAGCGTCCCCTCGAAGGGGGAGCGGGGTCAAGGGCCAAGCTCGTCGGTGACGAGCTCGAAAGGTGCGGACGGAGCCGCGTGGGATACCGGCCAGCAGCTCCGGCAAGCTTTGCACCTAAGGCGCGCCACTCGGACGCATGGGGTCAGACGGAGGCTTCCGAGGGCTATTCAGGGTCAGGACGATTCGATCGCGTTTTGGTAGGAGAGACAACTACACACGGAACTTTGCGGAATCGTAGGGGAATTTGTGGATCCTTCGTTCCCCGGGGTGGGAAGTTTTCCCCCCACCCCCTTGACGGCGCGCGGCCCTGTATCGCGTGTCAGCGCGCGTAGATCTCGAGCTCGGGGCCCTTCTGCGCCCCTCGCGCGGGCACGAGGGCGACGTAGAGCGGAGTGCCATCGCGGACCTCCGCGACGATGCCGATGCCATGGTCGTTGACGCGCTTCTTTCCGAGCGCGGCCACGATCTCGCGCACGTCGATCCGCACCACGTCGCCCGAGACGGGGAGCGCGCGGGTCGTCGGCGTGAGCACGTCTCCGAGCCGAGGCGCACGCGACGCGACGAGCGTGCGTGAGTCCCATGGCTCCTCGATCCGCCTCGCCTCGAGGAGGACCGGGGCTGCCGGTGCGTCCGTGCCTTGGGCGCGCCGGAGCACAACGTAGGCCTCGACGAGATCCGACGGAGGCACCACACCTTCGAAGCGGAGGAGGAGCGTCCCGCCACCCCTCGCGCCGAACCCGACCGTCTCGGGGAGGGCCCCTGGAGGGAGGTCGGCCGAAGCTCCCCCGACCCACGCGACGTCGCTCGCGGCGTAGACCCTACGCTTCACGACGGGCGCGCCGGCGTCGTCGACCTCGAAGAGCCGCACGGCCCCTTTGGGAGGGACGCAGCGCCCCGTCACACAGGCGAGGCCCGGTGAGCACGGGTCGTCGACGGCGCACATGCGCTCGCGGGGCGCGCACGACGACGTGAGCGCCGCGATGGCGACGAGCGCCGCGCCGAACGAGATCGAGATGGGGGCCGGCTTCTCGGAGAGAGGGAGCGAGGCATGGGCGTGCAGGGACACGCCCCGATCATACGCCCGAAGGCCGGAGCGCTCCGAAAAAAGCCGCGGAAGCGTTCCCCGGACGACGGCGAGTCGGCCTATGATGGCGCCGTTCATGCTCGACGTCCGCGGCCTCACCACCACCTTCGAAACGGACGAGGGCACCCTCCGCGCCATCGACGACGTCTCCTTTCACGTCCCGAAGGGCAAGACCCTCGGCATCGTGGGCGAGAGCGGCTGCGGCAAGAGCGTCACCGCCCTCTCGATCCTCCGCCTCCTCCCGGAGGGCATCGGGAAGATCGCGCGGGGCTCCGTGGAGCTCTTCGGGAAGGATCTCACGACCCTCGACGAGCGCGCTATGCGCGAGGTGCGCGGGAACGACATTTCGATGATCTTCCAGGAGCCCATGACGAGCCTGAACCCCGTCTACACGGTCGGGGATCAGATCGTCGAGGCGATCGTGCTCCACCAAGACGTGCCGAAGCGAAAGGCCCGGGAGCGCGCGATCGACATGCTCCGCCTCGTCGGGATCCACTCGCCCGAAGAGAACGTCGACGCGTACCCACACCAGCTCTCCGGCGGCATGCGCCAGCGCGTCATGATCGCGATGGCGCTCGCGTGCGAGCCGAAGCTCCTCCTGGCCGACGAGCCGACCACGGCCCTCGACGTCACGATCCAGGCGCAGATCCTCGAGCTCTTGAAGGACCTCCAAGGGAAGCTCGGCATGAGCATCGTGCTCATCACGCACGACCTCGGTGTAGTTGCAGAGTACACTCACCACGTCGTCGTCATGTACGGCGGGCGGGTCGTCGAGAGCGCCCCGGTCCGCGACCTCTTTCGCTCGCCGAAGCACCCGTACACGCTCGGGCTGCTCGAGTCGTTGCCGACGCACGTCGACGGCCCGCGGCCCGCTCGGCGCGCCCGCCTGCGAACGATCGAGGGCCTCGTCCCCGATCTCTCCAAGCTGCCCTCCGGGTGCCGCTTCGCCGATCGCTGTCCGCTCGTCGTCGACGCGTGCCGAAAAGAGGAGCCCGAGCTCCGCGCGCTCGAGGGCTCCCCCGAGGAGGGCGCGTTCCCCGGGCGCGCGGGGCGATTTTCGCGCTGTTTTCGAGCGTCCGAGCTCCCCGTGCCCTCTCGCTTCGCGACCGACGCCACGCCATGAGCCAACCTTCAACCCACCAAACCGCCGACAAGGCCGACGAGAAGCGCCGCACGCTCGTGGCGACCGAGCACCTGTCGAAGTACTACCCCGTGGGTGGAGGGCTCTTCTCGCGCGGCGAGCGAGTGCTCCGCGCCGTCGACGACGTGAGCATCCGCGTCCGCCGAGGCGAGACCTTGGGGCTCGTGGGCGAGAGCGGGTGCGGAAAGAGCACGCTCGGGCGCCTCCTGCTTCGCCTCGTCGACCCGTCGTACGGCCGCATCATCTACGACGGCCGCGACATCGCGACCCTCTCGCAGTCCGCGCTCCGGCCGCTCCGGCGAAAGATGCAAATCATCTTTCAAGACCCATACTCCAGCCTGAACCCGCGCATGACCGTCCGCGAGATCGTGGCGGAGGCCATACGGATCCACGGCCTCGCGGCGACCCGAAGCGACGAAGAGACGATGGTGGCCGACCTCCTGAAGAAGGTCGGATTGCGGCCCGAGCACATGGGGCGCTACCCGCACGAGTTCTCGGGAGGGCAACGCCAGCGGGTCGGCATCGCGCGCGCGCTCGCCGTGCAGCCCGAGTTCATCGTGTGCGACGAGCCCATCAGCGCGCTCGACGTGTCCATCCAGGCGCAAATCGTCAATCTTCTCTTGGACTTGCAAGACGAGCTCGGCGTCGCCTTCTTGTTCATCTCTCACGACCTCAAGGTCGTCGAGCACATCAGCCATCGGGTGTGCGTGATGTACCTCGGGCACATCGTGGAGCAGGCGCCGGTCGAGAAGCTCTACGGCGGTCCGCTGCACCCGTACACGCGCGCGCTGCTCGGCTCGTCCCCCGTGCCCGACCCGGACCGCAAGCGGCTCCGCGTGTTGCTCGAGGGAGACGTGCCGTCCCCCATCGATCCTCCCGACGGGTGCGCGTTCCATCCGCGGTGCCCTCGCGCGGTCTCGGCCTGCAAAAAAGAGGCGCCGCCGTTCGCCGAGGCCGTGCTCGGCTCGGGCCACCGGGTCGCCTGCTGGAACCCCCACACGGACGGCTGAGCGCGTGAGCCTCGAGGGTCGCTCGCTCGGGCGCTATTCGGACCTGCGGATCCTCGGCGAGGGAGGCATGGGGCGGGTGTTCCTGGCCACCGACGGCGTGCTCGGGCGTAAGGTGGCCATCAAGGTGCTCCGCGACGACCTCGGGCTCGGCGCCGAGGCGCGCGCCCACCTCGACGCGCGGCTCCGCATCGAAGCGCGCGCGGCGGCCCTCGTCACGCACCCGAACGTCGTCGTGCTGCACGACATGGGCGACGACCCCGAGGTCGGCCTCTACCTCGTCTTCGAGCACGTCGACGGGCCGTCCCTGCGCGCGCGCCTCGAGAAGGGTCCGCTCACGTTGCCCGACGTCGTGCGGCTCGCGAAGGAGCTCGGCAGCGCGCTCGACGCGGCCCACGACGCGGGCGTCCTGCATCGCGACGTCAAACCCGAGAACGTCTTCCTCGCTCCTTTCGGCGCGAAGATCGGCGACTTCGGCATCGCCCGTGTGCCCGACGCGAGCGTCACACGGACGGGCATGGGCGTCGTCGGCACGCCGGCGTACGCCGCCCCCGAGGTGCTCCGAGGGAAGGACCCGAGCCCGTCGCCGAAGGCCGATCAGTTCTCGCTCGCCGCGACCGTGTACGAGGCCCTCACCGGCGAGCGCGCGTTCCCGGGCGACGATCTCATCAGCGTGGCCGCGCAGATCGGCCAGAGCACCCCCGCCGAGGTCACCCGACATGATCTCCCACGCGAAGCCGCCAACCAGGCGACGGCCGTGCTCCGGCGAGGCATGGCGAAGGATCCGGCGGCGCGTTTCGGCTCGTGCACGGAGCTCGCCGACGCGCTCGAGGCGGCCCTCGGGTCGAGCGCGATCGCACCCACGGTCCCGTCCGCGAGGCGCGAGGCGCGGCCCGGGCGCTCTCTCTCCGTCCTCCTCGGGCTCGTGATCGTGATGGGCCTCGCCGCCATCGTGCTCACGCGCGCGACGGGCCAAAAAACCCCCGGTCCGCCCGCTTCCGACGAGCCCCCGACCAAGCCATTGCCCAAGCCGAAGCCTCACGCGGTCAAACCCCCACCGAAGCCCCAAGAGCCCAAGGGCGCCGACGCCACGCCCCCTCCCCAGGCGCCCGCGTCCGAGCCCGACGGCGGCCCCGAATCTCCCTGACGCGCACGCGACCTCAGCCTTCGTTACGACGCACCGTGGCGGTGTTTTTCGTGACATTTTGCTAGCGAAGGGCCCATGGGGGCCTGCTAGGAACGAGGCTCTCGTCCCGATGCCGTCCGCGTTGCCGGCCTCGCGATCGCCGCCACGCCGCACCGACGGCGGGTGGACCCGTGTCGCGAAGCGTCATCGGTACACGTTTGAATCTTCCATGGGAATTGAGCTATGGGAACGCGCGTACCTCTGAAATGAGTTACGCCCTTCAAGGAGCCCCGCCGACATGAGCGAATCGCCCTCCATCCCGCCCCCGAACACGGTGGTCCCGCCTCCTTCGCCGGAGCACCTCGCCGAGCTCTATCGGCAAATGTTCCTCATTCGCCGGCTCGAAGAAGAGGCCGCGCGCGCGTACGCGCAGGGGAAGATCGGCGGATTTTTGCACCTCTATATCGGGCAAGAGGCCGTCGCGGTCGGCGCGTGCGCGGCCCTCCGCCCGGAGGACTACGTCGTCACGACCTACCGCGATCACGGCATGGCGATCGCGAAGGGCATGAGCGCGAAGGCCATGATGGCCGAGCTCTACGGCAAAAAGACCGGATGCTCGAAGGGCCTCGGCGGCTCGATGCACATGTTCGACGCGGCCAACAACATGCTCGGCGGCTACGGCATCGTCGGGGCGCACATCCCGCTCGCGGCCGGCGCGGCGTTCGCGTCGAAGTACCGCGGCGACGGGCGCGTGACCCTCTGCTTCTACGGCGAGGGTGCGGTCTCCATCGGCGGCTTCCACGAGGGCGTCTCGCTCGCGGCGCTGTGGAAGCTCCCGATCGTGTTCATCTGCGAGAACAACGAGTACTCGATGGGCACGCCGCTCTCGCGCAGCATGTCGGTCGAGGACACGTCGCTGAAGGCGCTCGGCTACGGCGTCGAGCGGGACCGCTTCTTCGCCGACGACGTGAGCCTCGTCGAGCACCGCATCGCCGCGGCGGTGAAGCGCGCGCGCGAAGAGTCGCAGCCCACCGTGATCGAGGTGCGCACCTACAGGTTCCGCGGGCACAGCATGAGCGACCCCGCGAAGTACCGCACGTCGAGCGAGGTCGAGGAGCACAAGCGCCGCGATCCCATCCTGCTCGCTCGCCGCGACCTCCTCACCATGATCGGCGAGGAGCGCGTCTCCGCGATCGACGCCGAGGTCGAGACCGAGGTGAAGGACGCGGTGAAGTTCGCCGAAGAGAGCCCCGAGCCCGACGCTAGCGTGCTCGAGCCCACCACCTACGACGGCCCGTTCGCCGCCTGAGAGGACCTGACCTATGCGAAGCTTGAGGTACCGCGAGGCCCTACGCGAAGCGATGATCGAGGAGATGGAGCGCGACGACCGCGTCTTTCTCATGGGCGAAGAGGTCGGCCACTACCAGGGCGCCTACAAAGTGTCGGAGGGGATGCTCGAGAAGTTCGGAGAGAGGCGCGTCATCGACACGCCCATCGCCGAGGCAGGGTTCGCCGGCATCGGCGTCGGCGCCGCGATGGTCGGGCTCCGTCCGATCATCGAGTTCATGACGTGGAATTTCTCGGCCGTCGCGTTCGATCAGATCCTGAACAGCGCGGCCAAGGTCCGCCAGATGTCGGGTGGCCAGTTCAACTGCCCGATCGTGTTCCGCGGGCCGAACGCGAGCGCGAAGCAGGTCGGGAGCCAGCACTCGCACGCGATGGAGCACTTCTACGCGCACGTCCCCGGATTGAAGGTCGTGGCGCCCGCGTTCCCCGCCGACGCGAAGGGCCTCATGAAGGCCGCCATCCGTGACGACAACCCCGTGCTCTTCATGGAATCCGAGACGCTCTACTCCGTGAAGGGAGACGTCCCGGACGGCCTCGACGCCATGGAGATCGGCAAGGCGAACGTGGTGCGCGAGGGCAAAGACTGCACGATCGTGACCTACTCGCGCATGACCCACGTGTCGCTCGAGGCCGCCGAGCTGCTCGAAAAAGAGGGCATCTCGTGCGAGGTCGTCGACCTTCGCTCGCTGCGCCCGCTCGACGAGGCCACGGTGGTGCGCTCGGTCCGCAAGACGCACCGCTGCGTGGTCGTGCACGAGGGCTGGCCCTACGGTGGCGTCGGCGCGGAGGTCTCCGATCGTGTGCAGCGCCTCGCGTTCGACTGGCTCGACGCCCCCATCCTACGTGTAACCACACTCGACGTGCCCATGCCGTACAACGCGAAGCTCGAGCAAGAGGTGATGCCGCAGAAAGAGCGCATCGTCTCCACCGTGAAGCGCGCCGTCACGCGCGGGAGAGGCTGAAATCATGGCGAAGATCCTCGATATGCCCAAGCTCTCCCCCACGATGGAGGAGGGTGTCCTGTCGGCCTGGCACAAGAAGGCCGGCGACTCCATCGAGGTCGACGACCTCCTCGCCGAGGTCGAGACCGACAAGGCGACCATGGAGTTTCGTGCGTTCGACCGCGGCACGTTGCTCGAGATCCTGGTTCCCGCCGGGACGCAGGTGAAGCTCGGCCAAGCCGTGGCGATCGTCGGGAACGCCGGCGAGGACGTGTCGGCGCTCAAGGCGAGCGTGGGGAGCGCCCAGGCGCCCGCCCCTGCACCTGCCACGGCGCCCGCCCCTGCACCTGCCACGGCGCCCGCGGCGGTGGGGCCCGAGAAGACTGCCCCGAAGGCCGTCGAAGCATCCCCCGAGGTGCCGTTCGTTCGAAAGGGCTCGCTCCTCGATCGCACCGAGTACGACGCCGACGACGAGCCTGCCCAGGCCGGCGATCCCCTCGCCTCGCCCTACGTGAGGAAGCTCGCGCGGGATCGCGGCATCGACCTCGAGAAGACCCGCGGGACCGGAAAAAACGGGCGTGTCCTCCCGGAGGACCTCGACGCCGCCCCGAAGACGGCCGCGTTGGCCCCGGCCCCCGTCGCGGTCGCCAAGGCCGACGCGCTCGTGGCCCCCGAGTCCAAGGCGCTCTCTCCGATGCGCAAGACGATCGCCCGGAGGCTCGTCGAG from Myxococcales bacterium carries:
- the pdhA gene encoding pyruvate dehydrogenase (acetyl-transferring) E1 component subunit alpha produces the protein MSESPSIPPPNTVVPPPSPEHLAELYRQMFLIRRLEEEAARAYAQGKIGGFLHLYIGQEAVAVGACAALRPEDYVVTTYRDHGMAIAKGMSAKAMMAELYGKKTGCSKGLGGSMHMFDAANNMLGGYGIVGAHIPLAAGAAFASKYRGDGRVTLCFYGEGAVSIGGFHEGVSLAALWKLPIVFICENNEYSMGTPLSRSMSVEDTSLKALGYGVERDRFFADDVSLVEHRIAAAVKRAREESQPTVIEVRTYRFRGHSMSDPAKYRTSSEVEEHKRRDPILLARRDLLTMIGEERVSAIDAEVETEVKDAVKFAEESPEPDASVLEPTTYDGPFAA
- a CDS encoding serine protein kinase PrkA, whose product is MTNDDRGPGAAELAKVAESVKRRYDEGRWVLSFDEYLELFAEDPVRHARDASRYVRDVFDHYGTTTVRHPWGEHTRYNLFDLPFEDAGGAGHADSIAARRAGLVGQEPVQEEMYRALSNFAREGRPNRLVLLHGPNGSAKSTLTGCILRALEHYSTLPEGALYTYSWVFPSSKTTRQTLGFGGGRDDGPRPQVKSYAHLADDELDAKLLVEVRDHPLFLVPIEERRALVTRLTEKAYPSGIPEPFADWFSRGRLCHKSQQIFDALLASYKGSYRDVLKHVRVERYFISHRYRTGAVTIGPQMSVDAAERQVTADRSLSALPASLQALSLYEAKGELVEAAGGVLEFSDLLKRPLDTFKYLQLSVETQEVSLTQQNVQLNCVMLGSANELHLDAFREHPEFPSFRGRLELVRTPYLRSHVHEKAIYDTHVAPQVQKHVAPHATAMAAEFAVLTRMKKADPENLPKALGAAALGLSAVEKMDLYATGKVPQRLDDDTAKVLRQGVRALFDESADSVAYEGRVGASPREMRVLLLDAAQSQAHACLSPLAVLKELEALCARKEEFEWLALDAKEGGYHDVKLFLAELRERLSSAWEHEMYAASGVVEEGRYEELFERYVQHVSVWVKRERIRNKVTGELEEPDENMMREVEKLLDLKGDAAEARRGVIGAIAAWAIDHPGEKIDPKVVFPGSIARMRDAVFAGKRGVIVKLVRDITTFVRDGGSGLDDARRAEVRGVLDRLASMFGYCDACAADAAASLAATRFA
- a CDS encoding pyruvate dehydrogenase complex E1 component subunit beta, coding for MRSLRYREALREAMIEEMERDDRVFLMGEEVGHYQGAYKVSEGMLEKFGERRVIDTPIAEAGFAGIGVGAAMVGLRPIIEFMTWNFSAVAFDQILNSAAKVRQMSGGQFNCPIVFRGPNASAKQVGSQHSHAMEHFYAHVPGLKVVAPAFPADAKGLMKAAIRDDNPVLFMESETLYSVKGDVPDGLDAMEIGKANVVREGKDCTIVTYSRMTHVSLEAAELLEKEGISCEVVDLRSLRPLDEATVVRSVRKTHRCVVVHEGWPYGGVGAEVSDRVQRLAFDWLDAPILRVTTLDVPMPYNAKLEQEVMPQKERIVSTVKRAVTRGRG
- a CDS encoding ABC transporter ATP-binding protein, producing the protein MAPFMLDVRGLTTTFETDEGTLRAIDDVSFHVPKGKTLGIVGESGCGKSVTALSILRLLPEGIGKIARGSVELFGKDLTTLDERAMREVRGNDISMIFQEPMTSLNPVYTVGDQIVEAIVLHQDVPKRKARERAIDMLRLVGIHSPEENVDAYPHQLSGGMRQRVMIAMALACEPKLLLADEPTTALDVTIQAQILELLKDLQGKLGMSIVLITHDLGVVAEYTHHVVVMYGGRVVESAPVRDLFRSPKHPYTLGLLESLPTHVDGPRPARRARLRTIEGLVPDLSKLPSGCRFADRCPLVVDACRKEEPELRALEGSPEEGAFPGRAGRFSRCFRASELPVPSRFATDATP
- a CDS encoding 2-oxo acid dehydrogenase subunit E2, whose product is MAKILDMPKLSPTMEEGVLSAWHKKAGDSIEVDDLLAEVETDKATMEFRAFDRGTLLEILVPAGTQVKLGQAVAIVGNAGEDVSALKASVGSAQAPAPAPATAPAPAPATAPAAVGPEKTAPKAVEASPEVPFVRKGSLLDRTEYDADDEPAQAGDPLASPYVRKLARDRGIDLEKTRGTGKNGRVLPEDLDAAPKTAALAPAPVAVAKADALVAPESKALSPMRKTIARRLVESKRNVPHFYLTIDVDAEALVTLREEVNARLAKSAPKGADAEAPAKVSVNDFIVKAVALALVKVPECNAQFSDDAILLHQRVDVSVAVAVPDGLVTPVVRNADRLSVLAISQEIRELARKARSKKLRPEEMSDGTFSISNLGMFGIDTFSAVINPPEGAILAVGRVRDEAVVKNGALAPGKRLGMTLSCDHRVIDGAVGAAFLAELRQLLENPMLVLAG
- a CDS encoding dipeptide ABC transporter ATP-binding protein; the protein is MSQPSTHQTADKADEKRRTLVATEHLSKYYPVGGGLFSRGERVLRAVDDVSIRVRRGETLGLVGESGCGKSTLGRLLLRLVDPSYGRIIYDGRDIATLSQSALRPLRRKMQIIFQDPYSSLNPRMTVREIVAEAIRIHGLAATRSDEETMVADLLKKVGLRPEHMGRYPHEFSGGQRQRVGIARALAVQPEFIVCDEPISALDVSIQAQIVNLLLDLQDELGVAFLFISHDLKVVEHISHRVCVMYLGHIVEQAPVEKLYGGPLHPYTRALLGSSPVPDPDRKRLRVLLEGDVPSPIDPPDGCAFHPRCPRAVSACKKEAPPFAEAVLGSGHRVACWNPHTDG
- a CDS encoding serine/threonine protein kinase, which encodes MSLEGRSLGRYSDLRILGEGGMGRVFLATDGVLGRKVAIKVLRDDLGLGAEARAHLDARLRIEARAAALVTHPNVVVLHDMGDDPEVGLYLVFEHVDGPSLRARLEKGPLTLPDVVRLAKELGSALDAAHDAGVLHRDVKPENVFLAPFGAKIGDFGIARVPDASVTRTGMGVVGTPAYAAPEVLRGKDPSPSPKADQFSLAATVYEALTGERAFPGDDLISVAAQIGQSTPAEVTRHDLPREAANQATAVLRRGMAKDPAARFGSCTELADALEAALGSSAIAPTVPSARREARPGRSLSVLLGLVIVMGLAAIVLTRATGQKTPGPPASDEPPTKPLPKPKPHAVKPPPKPQEPKGADATPPPQAPASEPDGGPESP